The genomic region TGGGCGTGTCACGCGACACGTTTTACCGTTATCAGGAACTGGCTGCTGAAGGCGGCATCGATGCGCTGATTAACCAGAACCGCCGCGTCCCCAACCTGAAGAACCGCGCCGACGAAGCCACTGAACGCGCTGTTGTTGAATATGCCGTTGAGTTCCCGGCCCACGGGCAACACCGGACCAGTAATGAGCTGCGTAAAAAAGGCGTGTTTATCTCCGGTAGCGGCGTGCGCTCCATCTGGCAACGGCACGACCTGGAGAACTTCCGTAAACGCCTGAAGGCACTTGAGGAAAAGGTCGCCAGAGAAGGCATCGTGCTTACCGACGCTCAAATCGCAGCGCTGGAGAAGAAGGCCCACGATGACGAGGCCAGCGGAGAAATCGAAACTGCTCACCCGGGTTATCTCGGGTCGCAGGACACCTTCTACGTGGGCAATCTGAAAGGTGTGGGTCGTATCTACCAGCAGACGTTCGTGGATACGTACTCGAAAGTGGCACACTGCAAGCTGTATACGAGTAAAACGCCGATCACCGCCGCAGACCTGCTCAATGATCGCGTACTGCCGTTCTACGAGGCTCAGGGACTGCCGATGCTGAGGATCCTGACCGACAGGGGAACGGAGTACTGTGGTAAGGTGGAGCAGCATGATTACCAGCTGTATCTGGCCATCAACGATATCGACCATACAAAAACGAAGGCGATGTCTCCGCAGACGAACGGCATCTGCGAGCGCTTCCATAAAACTATTTTGCAGGATTTTTATCAGGTTACGTTCCGTAAGAAGTTATACGAAGACCTGGAGAGCCTGCAAACGGATCTGGACAACGGGTTGTGGCATTACAATAATGAGCGAACTCATCAGGGAAAAATGTGCTGCGGGCGTACGCCAATGGCCACGTTACTTGATGGTAAACGAGTCTGGGCAGAAAAAAATCTGAACCAGATGTAATCTGACAGACACCTGTATAAATAACCGGTAACTGTCAGATCAGGTCTGAGCTAGTACAGTTCACCGTTGCAGCGGTGCGCCCCTTCTTCTCTATATTCCGCTTCCTGCCGACAAAATAGCTCCCGGTCAGAAGCTCAACTCTCAGGCTTAATAAGTCCTGATGCCTGATTGTTCGTATGTTTTTTGATTCCCCAATTTTTTCAATAGTCGCTCTCAGTCTTCTTGCTGTAACTGTGTAAGTGTTGTTAGCAAGTTCTGGTTTTTTTAGCCTGAGCCAGAGATCGGCAACCTCACGGATAGCTACCTTAAAGCTACAAGCCAATTCATTTTTAAATACGGGTGAATCAGGAAATTGTGACCGGTAATCAAAATTTCCTATTTTTATGCGATAGACAATATTATCGCGCAACTCTCCCGCCATTTTGCGATTCTTGGGTGTGTCCGGCACACCTAAAGCTTCCCACATCCTCTTTCCCTGATACATGAACCATATTCGTAGATGATTCTTGTTTGGAGCCACTCCCGTTGGGTACTTAGCCATATCATTAACTCCTGTTGAAAGGGATAAGCATTTAAGCAGATTTCTTACGGGGGATCGCTGCCGGCTGTCGTTCAATCCACTTTTCAATCAGCTTCCAGTCGTAAAAACACATGCTGTTGTCGTATGGCTGACCGTTTGCCGAAACATGCTTGTACTCCCGACCCTCCATCCATGAATGATCGCGAGCGGCTTTAATGGTGTTCTTCTTAAGGCCGGTGATTGCTATGAGCAATGATTCAGCGACCCATTTGCTCGGAACGAGCTGGATTACATTATCCATATTTACTTCTGTATTAATTCAGGCGAATAACACCCATACGATGATTGCGATTGGGATTTCAGGGAGGGTGATCATAGTTTTCCGGCACGATACTCCGTCTCAATAAAGGACTCCTTTCCTGCCGCTTCGATAACGTTAGAGAGTAGCTCTCTGTTCGCTTTACCAATAACTGTATCAGGGCTAATGTCCAGATGTTTAAGTGACTTTAAACGTGCTTGTTCTCGATAAATTAAATCTTGTCGCTTGGCATCTACCTTTTTAATTACCTGGGGTCAGTTTGGATATCGAAAATTATTGTACGTTAAGGTTATTTTTTGACCTTTCTACTTTAGCAGGCCTCAGCCGACGAAACTTACCGGAAGCCGGTATCCGGTTACTCTTCCAGATATAATCGCCTGTCAGATTGATGTGTTCCCAGCCTAGCGGGGACAAATGTGACAACAGTTGCTCGTTGATCTTCAGCCCCTTACGCTTCAAGGCCTCGACCGCTCTTTCCATATAGACGGTATTCCACAGCGAGATAGCTGCCGTCAGCAGCGTTAGTCCACTGGCGCGGTAGCTCTGATTTTCCGGTTTTCGGTCCCTGATTTCACCCAGCCGGTGTAGGAATACCGCACGCGCCAGCGCGTTACGGGCTTCTCCTTTATTCAGTCCCGCCTGTACCCGCCGACGAAGTGCCGGATCGCGGAACCAGTCGAGCATAAACAGCGTTCGTTCAATACGGCCAATTTCTCTCAGTGCTTTGGCAAGTCCGTTTTGCTTAGGGTAGCTGGCAAGCTTTTTCAGCATCAGGGATGCCGTCACGGTTCCCTGCTTTATCGAGGTCGCCAGACGTAGCACTTCACGCCAGTGAATTTCAATTTCTTTCAGATTCAGGCTGGTTGTTGATATCAGTGACTGAAGCGCCGGATATTGGTCCGCTTTCCCTTTGATAAATAGCTTCTTGTCGTGGAGATCCCGAATTCGTGGACAGAACGCAAATCCCAGCAGATGCATCAGGGCAAAGACATGATCGGTGAAACCCGCTGTATCGGTGTAATGCTCCCTGATTTCCAGGTCGCTTTCGTGGTACAGCAAGCCATCGAGCACATGTGTTGAATCCCTGACCCGACTGATTATGCAGGTGTAAAACGGGCTGTATTGGTCCGAAATATGGATATAAAACTGACGTCCGGGCTCCTCCTGACCTGCGTAGCGGCCTGCGCTGCCTGTTCTGAAATTCTGTCCATCTGATGATGATGTTGTCCCGTCTCCCCAGAATGCCGCCAGCGGCCTTTTTCCCTGTGCGTTTACCAGCTCTGCAAGGGCGGCTGAATAAGTTTCATCATGGATGTACCATGCCTGAATATCTTCGAGTGATGATTTGGTGCTCCCGGGGCAGGCTTCTGCCATTTTGGTCAGGCCAAGATTGATGCCATCCGCAAGAATGGTGGTGAGGAGCAGGCGGGTATCGGGACGGGTAATGTCATTTTTTATATGCGAAAAATGTCGGGTAAACGTCGTCCACCTGTTTACCTCATCGAGAATTTCCGTAATTTTGGGGCGCGGTAGCATGCTGTAAACCAGCTCCGCCAGCGGTGAAACTTGCACCGGAACGCAGTTATCCAGCGGAGAGACTTTTACTCCCCTGTCGGAAATCTCCACATCAGGCAGTTCACCAAGGGCAGCCATGGCATTGACCTCTTCAAGTCTGGACTGAAGCAGGGTCATACGGCTGGTAATGTAATCATGATAATCAGCAGATACGGGCAGGGGCAGCGCCGGTATGAGTTTGTCAAAGTCCTTTTCGGGAATGAGGTAATCATCAAAATTTTTGTAGCGGCGTGAGCCTTTAACCCAGATATCCCCGGAGCGCAACGCCCCCTTAAGCTCGCTGAGCGCACAAAATTCATAGTACTGCCGGTCAATACCCGCAGGTGTAATCACAACCTTGCGCCAGCTTTCGGGAACAAACTCAAGTGGCGCTGTCGCCGGAACTTTACGTGACTGCTTCTGGTACATATCCTTGATCACAACCAGCGCATCAGCCAGTGGTTGCGCTGCCGGAGTTGCGACCAACTGTAAAGCGGACAACATGCGCGGGGCATATTTCCGTAATGTGCTGTATTTCTCGGTAATAATATGCAGCGGTTCAAAATTATTTTTTCTGGCGAGATGGCGTGTTTCCTCCAGACTGGCGACAAATTCCGGCCATGAGAGTATGTTTTCTATTGTAAGCTAGGGATCGCCACCGGAATCACGGGCATCAGATAGCGCCTGACCGACATCGATGTACTGCCTCATTTTTGACTGGATCAGCTTTCCGGTCTGCTGAAAGCGCTCGGCCTGGGTTCTTTTGACTTTGCTGAAAAGACTGTTCAGCATGCGCTCATGCAGCTCAATCACTTCGTCTGTCAGTGTGGCCCTGGCTTCTTCCAGTACGCACACAAGGATCGCATGGCGCCGTGTTGCTGAAAATCGGGTCAAATCCCGGCTGCTCATCTTGCGGCCTTCCCGCGCCAGTTTAAGCAATCGGTTCTGGTGAATGGTACGATCTATACCTTCAGGTAATGCCAGCGATTCAATGCTACTGAGCCGATCAAGATGCTGCAGCACGTTCTTACCATTGATTTTACCCGGCGGTTGCAGAAGCCATGTCAGCCTGGAAGACTGATTATCTGAGGACTCAAGTAAACGATCCAGAGCATCCCTGTGAGCCGGAGTTAACGGGGCATTCAGGGTCTGAAATACGATTTTATCGCCGCCAGCCATGGCCTCAGCACAGGTACGCTCCACGACATCAATCGCGGGGATCATCACGTTGTTCTGCCAGAGCCAGGCCAGTAACTCTTCGGCCAGGAGAATACCCTTATCGGTGCGCGTCGCCATCGGCAGCAGGTGTGTAATACAGTCCTGCTGTATTTTGCCGGTGAACGCCTTTACGCCAAGATAGCGGTACAATTCGGTTAAATGCTCGCGTCGAGTGGTATCCCTGCCGGAAAGGTAAGCAGGCCAGAGATCTCCGGTAAGTTTTAGCCTGCTGGCGATATGCTTCAGCAGCGCATCAGAGGGCGGGACTTTTTTATCCGGGGCAAAGCCGACATTTTTCAGATAGCAAAGAAGGACGGCAAAACCAAAACGGCTGGCGGGTTTACTGTGGGCACAAATAAGTGCCAGATCATGTTCACTGAAATACGCCATTCGGGTCAACGTTAATTCATCGTCCGGTAGTGCCAGTAATGATTCTCTTTCCGACAGCGAAAGAATCTGCCTCCTTGCCATATAGTTTCCCTCGTAAATTATTTGATTCGGTATTTTTAACAAAAATGGTTATCGCATAAGGGTACACCCTGACGCCAGACCTAAAACGTGACGCCACACGATGAATGACATAACCTATATGCGATAGAATAAATGCAATAATCTAAATGCGATAACGTGGTGAAAAAATGTTCATCAGAGCTTATTTAAGGGCATCGACGGAAGATCAGTTTGCCGATCGGGCAAAAGAGATGCTGGAGCAGTTTGTTCAGGAGCGGGGACATAAAATAGCCAGTTGCTACCGGGAGAACATCAGCGGTACAAAGCTTGACCGCCCGGAACTGGGACGCCTACTGATAGACAGTCACCGCAATGATATTTTACTGGTCGAGCAGATAGACCGCCTGACCCGTCTGAGTAACAGCGACTGGATGACGCTGAAAAAGCAGATAGAACAACACGAGCTGCGGATTGTCAGCCTGGATGTACCTACATCATGGCAGGCACTGTCAGATAAAGACCCTTCGCAGGCGGATCCGATCACCCGCGCCGTGATAACCGCCATCAACAATATGCTTATCGACCTGATGGCCGCAATGTCGCATAAGGACTGGCTGAGCCGTCGCCAGCGACAAAAACAGGGTATTGAACGGGCGCATACGCTGGGTAAATACCGGGGCAAACAGGCCGATCATGAGCGGCACCAAAAAGTGCTGTACTACCGGCAGGTAAAAAAGCTCAGTATCCGTGAAACCGCAGAGGCAACGGGGTACAGTTTGTCTCAGGTATGCCGTATTCAGGCACAGTATCAAAGGCAGTAAAGAACATAGCGCCCTTACAGGGCGAGCGTCACGGCTCTGCCGTTCCGAGGGTGTTCATGACCGGCTCACAGCTTTATACTCTGCGGTATGTTAATTTCTCAGGAAATCATTCACATGGCCCGTAGCAAAGCCCCCAGAAAGCGTAAACCCACGCCCTCGTCCCGACGCGCTATACCCGGATATCCTAAGCGTTTTCTGGTGTCCATTCCGCCCCGGAGCGATTATGACGACCCCGACGAGTTTTTTACGACACTCCGCAGGATGCCATTCGTCACTGTGTCCACCTGGGGCCACAGTTTTTCCTCGATACACACTTCGACCCGCCTCTCGTCTGCATCATCCGCGGCTTTGAGCCGCCTGACTCACCCGACGGCGATGTCGTCCTTGAGTCCATGCCAGCCGATGTGTTTATTATCGCCACAGAATCCGGCATGCTGCCGGTGACCTTCGCTCCCTGGGATAAACACACCGACAACTGGGCCGATGACTGTGACGACTGGCACTATAATACCGGTGCCACTGCAGAGCGATAATCCGCCGCATGTATATCCCGCGCCCGGCAAAACTGCTGTTCACCACTGATGACGCCTGGAACCGGTATATGGATAAACACGGGGACACCCTCAGCCCCTGGACCGTACTCTGCGTCGAGCGCATGCTCGCCTGCGGCACTGCTGCCATGGGGGTGAAGCGATACTGCTGCGCCTCCCCGGACTGCACCCACACCCGCTTCTTCTGCCAGACCTGTAAATCAAAAGGCTGCAGCTCCTGCGGACATAAGGCCACGGAGCAGTGGATTACAGAGCAACAGCAAATTCTGCCCGACTGCGACTGGCAGCATATCACCTTCACCATGCCCCATCTGCTGTGGCCCTTTTTCAACAATAACTGGCCTCTGCTCAATGCCCTGTTCCGCGCAGCCACCCGCGCCATGCTCCGCTGGGCCAGAAAACAGGGTGTGGAAGTCGGTATCTTCTGCGCCCTGCACACCTACGGTCGCCAGCTCAACCAGCATCCCCACATTCATCTCTCCGTCACCCGCGGCGGGCTTGATATTAAACACGGCGTATGGCGCGACCTCTTCTTTAAAAAGCATGCCGTGGAGGAAATCTGGCGCGGAGCCGTCATCCGGCTGCTGCGCCACAGCTATGACCTGATTAACCCCGGCAGGCTGCCGGGGCTGGGGCATATCCACGACAAAAAACAGTGGCTGCGCTATCTGCAGGCGCAGTACGGGCGCCGCTGGAAGGTCCACTTCGCGAAGAAGACCCGGGGGGCCTGGCGGAGCGTCAAATATCTGGGCCGGTACCTGAAACGGCCCCCCGTGTCGGCGGCGAAGCTGAGGCACTACAGCGGCGGCGCGGTGGTGCACCACTATTACGACCACCGTACGCAGCAGTACCGGCAGCAGACGCTGACGCAGGAAGATATGATCGGACGTTATATCAGCCATATCCCGGCGAAGCATTTTAAGATGGTGCGTTATTACGGTTTTTTATCAAACCGTAAACGGGGTAGCCTGCTGCCGAAGGTGTATGAAGCCCTGGAGATGGAAGCGCGGAAAAAACCGGAGAAGCCCGGCTTCGCCGCGCTGATGAAAGAATTTCTGCGCACGGATCCGTACAAATGCATTCTGTGCGGCAACCGACTGCGCTTCAGCAGTGCGCAGGCCGGGAGGCACGCGTCGGAGTTGGTGGCAGAAAGACTGCATAACATCGACCGGAAACGATGGCTTCTGGCACAGACTGCGGGATAAGTGTGTCTGAAAAACAGCTTTCAGGTTAAAAACGCGCCGCAAATGCCATTTTATGACCATAACGTTCCCGATGGCACATCATTACTGCATTACAGACACTGCTGCTCATGGTCAGGAAATTTTTAAAACGATGATTCAGTTTCCTAACCATGAACGAAAGGCAGGCTTTTTATTGCAGTGAATACTGATAATTCAGCAATACTTTTTTTGCATGAGTAACAGAAAATATAATAGGTTTTAAAACAGGAAAGGATACAAAATATGAGATACTTACATATCTGCCTGACAGGTGGTTTTTTTATGATTTCAGCAGTAACAGGGGCGATAGCTTCCGATAGAAATAACCTCCCGGGATACGTTCAGGGCGCAGATGTTATTCAGGTAAATACCAATAAAAGTCAGATAGATAACATCGGTTATGTGGTCTACGAGCAGGTCAAAAGCATACGCTCAGTCAGACCGCTACATATGTCTGTTCTCGTTCCCCGAAACAATGATTTGAAGCCGGCCATCATCTATTTCCCCGGTGGAGGTTTCACCACGGCTGAACACGACAAGTTCATTGAGATGCGTATGGCTCTGGCCAGTGCCGGCTATGTCGTTGCAGCAGCAGAATACCGGACAATTCCCGACACCTTTCCGGCACCAGTTGTGGATGCCAAAGCGGCGGTAAGGTACCTTCGTCAGCATGCGACTGACTATGGTATTGACCCCGGACGTATCGGAGTACTTGGCGATTCTGCCGGAGGATGGCTGGTTCAGATGCTGGGGACAACCAATGGCGATAAATCTTTTGATAAAGGTGATTTTCTCAGTCAGTCCTCTGATGTTCAGGCCGTCGCCACACTTTATGGAATTTCTGACCTGCGCAACATAGGTGAGGGATTCCCGGAGGACATACAGAAAGTTCATCAGTCCCCGGCTGCAACTGAAGCTCTGCTGGTTAATGGTGCGGCCTTCAGAAACTTTGCTGGCGCCCCCATCACATCCACACCGCAGAAGGCCCTCAGTGCGAGCCCCGTCGGACATCTTGGCGGAAGCAAGTCCCCTTTCCTGATTATGCACGGCAGTAAGGATACTCTGGTATCACCTGAGCAGAGTGCTCAGCTTTATGACGCTCTCAGGAAATCGGGGGTTCGCGCAGACTATGTGCTAGTTGAAGGGGCTGAACATGGCGATTATCACTGGTACCAGCCGGAGATCATCAACAGGGTTGTTGACTGGTTCCGCCAGACGCTGGGCACTCCGGAAAAACAAAAGGCTAAAACAACAGCAGATCCTGACGCAAATCTCTGACACACGTGCGTGTCAGCAGTGTTCAGTCTCCCGCACGCGCGAGAGACTGAAACGTACTATGTGGTCGGTATCATTTACCATCAAAAAAATCATCAGGTAATTGTCCCGGCGGCATGTTTATCACCGCATCGTTATCGGGGCCTTCATTTTTCATGTAAGTGACTCTGGCAAACTCAGGAATGACGACATAAGGATAGGCCGGGCCTTCATCGCGAAATTTATGCATATCCTCGATGAATTCATTCTGATAACAAATCGTTTTCTCAGGATGCTGCCCTTCACCTGCAATCCACTGTGGAAAGAAAATTGTCCCGTGGATCAGCTTCCTTTTCAGATCGAATAACAGACTTACGCAGGTACCCGTGGGTTCATGCCAGTCAACTTTGTAAATTCCGGGAGCGAATTGTACGGCGTTCATCTTCTGGTTTGTCACCCAACTGCCACCAACAAGCCCCTGATGAATACGATAATCGCAGGTATTATCGTTGCGGGCATACCATTCGTACTTCCATCCATTGTCGTAAGTATAAACGAAATGTGTACCGATGAACTCAGAAAGATAGAGAGTATGATCAGCTTGTGTAATGTCAGTCATAACATCTCCGATATTATGTTTAAATAACCAATATACGCTTATATATTATATGTCTTTTGACAGAAAATGGCGGTACGCATAAAGAATCTTCGCGCTAACAATGTTCAAAAAACAGCCTTAACGTACAATAATTTTCGATATCCAAACTGACCCCTACCTCATCAAAATGCTCATCACAAGATGTAAATCCCCGGTATTCATACGCCTCGATACCATTGATAGCTTTCTTGCACAGGCAGCATATATATTCGCTCACGCTCGAATCTCCTTATCCACCACGCGCACGAAGTAGACAAGCCAATTCCGGGGGCGGAATTGGCCAGGCGGCAGCGCGGTGATTTGTTTTGTGTATTTTTCTAACAGAAGGGTGGTTATGCGGTCGTGCTCAGATTTAGGCTTGCCTTTCGTGGCGCTGATGATTTCCGATCGACATTTCCCGGCAACTGACCGCAACGCGGACCCTGCACATGATTCTGTGTAAATGCCTTTTCTCAGTAGTGGCCGTCCGGGCGGTCACCGAACCCGATAATAAAACGGCTCATCGCCATACGCCAGTCCCTCAGTGGCATCGTCCATTTCTGTGATGCGGCCTGGATTGCCAGCCACACCTCTTTTTTCACTACGTCGTCAGTCGGGAACACCTTACGTTTCTTAATGGCATCCCGGATCACGCTGTTCAGCGACTCGATGGCGCTGGTTGTGTCGAGCATCTTGCGGATGTCTGCCGGGTAAGCGAAGAACGTCGACAGGCTGGCCCGGTTTGCCTGCCAGCTCCGGCTTATCTGCGGATATCGTCTGTCCCGGGCAGTGGCGAACACTTCCAGCGCCTGCTACCTGCTGCGTCCGCAGGAGTCTGACAGATGGCTTTCAGGCCGCGGGTGACGCCTTTGTAGTCCTTCCACGAGACAAACCGCAGGCTGTTACGCACATGTGTACGATGCATAACTGGATGCGGGCCTGCGCATACACCGCGTTGAGAGCCGACCCGACACTGATTTTTTTCAGCAGGCTAACGAACTGGCTGAGATCCTCAGGAGTTTTGAGATTTTTGGCCAGTTCGTTAGCCAGAGCCTGCAACTGTTTGTCGTCCATAAAATTAACCTGCTTTTGATGCTGGATTGAACATATCAAAATCAGGCAATTACACAAATTCATGTACAGAGTCCATTCCCGAATTTACCACCATCCCGGCTTATGCCTGCCCTTGTATGTTTTGAACCAGTGTGTTACGCGGCACAAAAACGGCAGGGAGATCACTCCGCGGAAACTGTACTTTCGCAATGACGCATCTTATTTAAATGTCTTTTGAAAAACCGTATACTCGTCGTAACCACGTCACACAGGCCGTCAGTACGGTCTTCGAATTGAAGATGATGAACCAGGGAAATATCAGAAAAGAGACATTGGAGTTCAATAAACTTCAGAAACGATTAAGAAGAAATGTCGGTCGTGCCATCGCAGATTACGGCATGATAGAAGAGGACGATGTCGTTATGGCCTGCATGAGTGGCGGCAAGGACTCTTTTGTCATGCTTGATATTTTGTTAAACCTCAAAAAAACTGCTCCAGTCAATTTTGAGGTTATTGCGGTCAACCTGGATCAAAAGCAGCCGGGGTTCCCCGGGCACGTCTTGCCTGACTGGTTAGGGAAACTTGATATCCCTTACTACATTGTGGATAAAGACACGTATTCAGTGGTGAAAGAAAAAATTCCTGAAGGCAAAACCACTTGCGGATTATGTTCACGGCTTCGTCGCGGTACGCTGTACTCATTCGCTGAAAAAATTGGCGCGACCAAAATTGCCCTTGGCCACCATATGGATGACATTGTTGAAACACTGTTTCTCAATATGTTTCATGGTGCAAAAATGAAAGCAATGCCACCAAAACTTCGATCTGATGATGGACGAAATGTGGTAATCAGGCCACTTGCCTACTGCCGTGAAAAAGATTTAATTCGCTATGCACAGCATAAAAATTACCCAATTATTCCATGTAACTTATGCGGTTCGCAGGAAAACCTGCAGCGCCAGTCGGTAAAAGCAATGCTGGCAGAATGGGATAAAAAAGATCCTGGCCGTGTGGAAAGCGTGTTTAAATCTTTGCAAAACGTTATTCCCAGCCAATTAGCCGACAAAAATTTATTTAATTTTGTTGAACTACCGCTGGATCGCACAGGAGAGCGGGCTGAATATGCCTTTAGTGAAGCGACAGTATCCTCAAGTAATATCGATGCGTCGTTATATATTGATATAACAAATATTGCTTAGAGTCTGCCCCAAAAGAGGTTAGCGTATAATGCATCCCGGTAATTTCTGAGGGCAAAGTATGGCAAGCAGTAAAGGGCAGATTAGCGATGAACTCCGGGACAAAATGGCCCCGCTTATCCCGGAACACAAAACCCGCCATCCTCCGGGTATGCACCGAAAACGTGTCGATAATCGGGCCGCAATGAACGCCATTTTCTTCGTCCTCAGACCTGCGTCTCTCCATTCCTGGAAGCGCCGGGGCGCAGAACCTGATGAACATATCCCTGTGGCATTGAGTGCATTCCACTGACAACCAGGTATCTTTGGGCGTTTCTGGCAGAACGGATTACTGGCCTGTGAACACCCGGGCGGCCCTGACTGTTCATGGTTAAAACCCGGACTCTGCCTGGACAAAGGAGACGAAGCGAGCGGGCTGAAAACAGACCGGTTGAGACGTCGTGACGAGCCTTATATCCCGTCGATCAGATGCCAGTAAAACCACGAACTTCAGTGCCCGTCGCCGGGTCGTCGGAAGGACGCACAGCCGGATGAACCGGTTTCGCCGGACCCTGAGCCGACGGGAAAAGAAGTCTGAAAATTACGAGGCCCTGTTGCATTTTTCCTGTGGTCTTATTGTCTGGAATAAACGCCTGTTGATACAGGCTTTTAATATTCAAATCCTTTCTTTGTTTCGCGGATGAATACCCGCGTTTCTTATATCGTCAAAGCATTACTTTTTACGGATATAGTGGAACGTCACTGCGGACATTTAAAATAATGTCGTTTATTTCACGGGATTTCTTATTGTCATGCACTTTTCTGCATAGTAGAGCGACCTCTTACACTGAGTAATAACAGGACCCACTATGATATTTCTGATATTCAGCACTCAATTATTTTTGCGAATTCAAAAGTATTATATGAAAAGTTACTGAAAGTCTGCAATGAAAACGAAGCCGCTTTAATATCTTGAATAAAAGTACACAGACCGTCTGGAATGA from Erwinia tracheiphila harbors:
- a CDS encoding IS91 family transposase, with the translated sequence MYIPRPAKLLFTTDDAWNRYMDKHGDTLSPWTVLCVERMLACGTAAMGVKRYCCASPDCTHTRFFCQTCKSKGCSSCGHKATEQWITEQQQILPDCDWQHITFTMPHLLWPFFNNNWPLLNALFRAATRAMLRWARKQGVEVGIFCALHTYGRQLNQHPHIHLSVTRGGLDIKHGVWRDLFFKKHAVEEIWRGAVIRLLRHSYDLINPGRLPGLGHIHDKKQWLRYLQAQYGRRWKVHFAKKTRGAWRSVKYLGRYLKRPPVSAAKLRHYSGGAVVHHYYDHRTQQYRQQTLTQEDMIGRYISHIPAKHFKMVRYYGFLSNRKRGSLLPKVYEALEMEARKKPEKPGFAALMKEFLRTDPYKCILCGNRLRFSSAQAGRHASELVAERLHNIDRKRWLLAQTAG
- a CDS encoding IS481 family transposase gives rise to the protein MIHTNNPIIKHKAGLLNLAEELGNVSKACKIMGVSRDTFYRYQELAAEGGIDALINQNRRVPNLKNRADEATERAVVEYAVEFPAHGQHRTSNELRKKGVFISGSGVRSIWQRHDLENFRKRLKALEEKVAREGIVLTDAQIAALEKKAHDDEASGEIETAHPGYLGSQDTFYVGNLKGVGRIYQQTFVDTYSKVAHCKLYTSKTPITAADLLNDRVLPFYEAQGLPMLRILTDRGTEYCGKVEQHDYQLYLAINDIDHTKTKAMSPQTNGICERFHKTILQDFYQVTFRKKLYEDLESLQTDLDNGLWHYNNERTHQGKMCCGRTPMATLLDGKRVWAEKNLNQM
- a CDS encoding alpha/beta hydrolase yields the protein MRYLHICLTGGFFMISAVTGAIASDRNNLPGYVQGADVIQVNTNKSQIDNIGYVVYEQVKSIRSVRPLHMSVLVPRNNDLKPAIIYFPGGGFTTAEHDKFIEMRMALASAGYVVAAAEYRTIPDTFPAPVVDAKAAVRYLRQHATDYGIDPGRIGVLGDSAGGWLVQMLGTTNGDKSFDKGDFLSQSSDVQAVATLYGISDLRNIGEGFPEDIQKVHQSPAATEALLVNGAAFRNFAGAPITSTPQKALSASPVGHLGGSKSPFLIMHGSKDTLVSPEQSAQLYDALRKSGVRADYVLVEGAEHGDYHWYQPEIINRVVDWFRQTLGTPEKQKAKTTADPDANL
- the xisR gene encoding excisionase family protein — protein: MDNVIQLVPSKWVAESLLIAITGLKKNTIKAARDHSWMEGREYKHVSANGQPYDNSMCFYDWKLIEKWIERQPAAIPRKKSA
- the ttcA gene encoding tRNA 2-thiocytidine(32) synthetase TtcA — translated: MNQGNIRKETLEFNKLQKRLRRNVGRAIADYGMIEEDDVVMACMSGGKDSFVMLDILLNLKKTAPVNFEVIAVNLDQKQPGFPGHVLPDWLGKLDIPYYIVDKDTYSVVKEKIPEGKTTCGLCSRLRRGTLYSFAEKIGATKIALGHHMDDIVETLFLNMFHGAKMKAMPPKLRSDDGRNVVIRPLAYCREKDLIRYAQHKNYPIIPCNLCGSQENLQRQSVKAMLAEWDKKDPGRVESVFKSLQNVIPSQLADKNLFNFVELPLDRTGERAEYAFSEATVSSSNIDASLYIDITNIA
- a CDS encoding phenolic acid decarboxylase; the encoded protein is MTDITQADHTLYLSEFIGTHFVYTYDNGWKYEWYARNDNTCDYRIHQGLVGGSWVTNQKMNAVQFAPGIYKVDWHEPTGTCVSLLFDLKRKLIHGTIFFPQWIAGEGQHPEKTICYQNEFIEDMHKFRDEGPAYPYVVIPEFARVTYMKNEGPDNDAVINMPPGQLPDDFFDGK
- a CDS encoding Arm DNA-binding domain-containing protein, translated to MAKYPTGVAPNKNHLRIWFMYQGKRMWEALGVPDTPKNRKMAGELRDNIVYRIKIGNFDYRSQFPDSPVFKNELACSFKVAIREVADLWLRLKKPELANNTYTVTARRLRATIEKIGESKNIRTIRHQDLLSLRVELLTGSYFVGRKRNIEKKGRTAATVNCTSSDLI
- a CDS encoding recombinase family protein, coding for MFIRAYLRASTEDQFADRAKEMLEQFVQERGHKIASCYRENISGTKLDRPELGRLLIDSHRNDILLVEQIDRLTRLSNSDWMTLKKQIEQHELRIVSLDVPTSWQALSDKDPSQADPITRAVITAINNMLIDLMAAMSHKDWLSRRQRQKQGIERAHTLGKYRGKQADHERHQKVLYYRQVKKLSIRETAEATGYSLSQVCRIQAQYQRQ